From Coffea arabica cultivar ET-39 chromosome 9c, Coffea Arabica ET-39 HiFi, whole genome shotgun sequence, one genomic window encodes:
- the LOC113708468 gene encoding uncharacterized protein isoform X1, translating to MKLGRQTRGRRSWLPICPCTVEKESLKIKSENHTGGAGLASLLVEAVECMSFVSKRGIVIEKAGGPDVLKLVELDDPPLGDDEVLIRIAATAVNRIDLQCRLFGSRNSFNGGLYIPGLECSGIIIAVGQGVTEWKVGDKVCALLNGAGYAEQVAVSAKMVLPVPSNVPLTHAASLPEAAHNAWKVISEAQLVRGRKLLLHECCGYVGLFVLQMAKCKGAVVYVTAETDEKLDFYKRHGADICINCKNEDLVTRVMEETRQKGIDVVVDSWAVNLEKDLKILSDWGKLLFVDLHGPKGGNLYLTAVMTKQARVQVLNRWWKTLDRAACIVDHLKKEVWPEIENGSVKPVVYETLPLSEAAAAHKLMELTDYGQDMWSVIGYFVPWLGHYACTGKVAGHVMGKILLTPDFEES from the exons ATGAAACTTGGAAGGCAGACTCGAGGGAGGAGATCTTGGCTTCCTATTTGCCCCTGTACCGTT gagaaagaaagtCTAAAAATCAAGAGCGAAAACCACACGGGTGGTGCGGGATTGGCTTCGCTCCTCGTTGAGGCGGTGGAATGCATGTCTTTTGTCTCGAAAAGG GGAATAGTTATTGAAAAAGCGGGAGGGCCAGATGTGTTGAAGCTGGTGGAATTAGATGACCCGCCACTTGGAGATGACGAAGTCTTAATCAGGATTGCAGCCACGGCGGTGAATAGAATTGATTTGCAATGTAGATTATTCGGCTCCAGAAATTCGTTTAATGGTGGTTTGTACATCCCAGGGTTGGAGTGTTCTGGAATTATCATAGCTGTTGGCCAAGGGGTTACTGAGTGGAAAGTTGGTGACAAA GTGTGTGCCCTTCTCAATGGAGCGGGGTATGCTGAGCAAGTAGCAGTATCTGCTAAGATGGTTCTTCCTGTTCCTTCAAATGTTCCACTTACACATGCTGCAAGCTTGCCGGAGGCTGCTCATAATGCTTGGAAAGTTATATCTGAAGCTCAACTAGTACGAGGAAGAAAGTTATTG TTGCATGAGTGCTGTGGTTATGTTGGGTTATTTGTCCTTCAGATGGCAAAATGCAAAGGCGCAGTGGTGTATGTCACTGCAG AGACTGATGAAAAGCTGGATTTCTACAAGCGTCATGGTGCTGATATTTGCATTAACTGCAAGAATGAAGATCTTGTCACTCGAGTGATGGAGGAAACCAGACAGAAAG GTATCGATGTTGTTGTAGACAGTTGGGCTGTCAACTTGGAAAAAGATCTAAAAATCTTAAGCGATTGGGGAAAACTGCTTTTCGTTGACTTACATGGTCCCAAGGGTGGAAACTTGTATTTAACAGCAGTAATGACTAAGCAGGCAAGAGTTCAAG TGCTGAACAGATGGTGGAAAACTTTAGATAGAGCAGCGTGTATTGTTGATCATCTGAAGAAAGAAGTATGGCCAGAGATTGAAAACGGATCTGTGAAACCTGTGGTGTACGAAACACTTCCACTGTCTGAAGCAGCAGCTGCACACAAGCTCATGGAGCTTACAGACTATGGGCAGGATATGTGGTCTGTTATTGGATATTTTGTGCCATGGCTGGGACACTATGCCTGTACTGGCAAGGTAGCTGGACATGTTATGGGAAAGATTTTGCTTACTCCTGACTTTGAAGAGTCCTGA
- the LOC113708468 gene encoding uncharacterized protein isoform X3, which translates to MKLGRQTRGRRSWLPICPCTVGIVIEKAGGPDVLKLVELDDPPLGDDEVLIRIAATAVNRIDLQCRLFGSRNSFNGGLYIPGLECSGIIIAVGQGVTEWKVGDKVCALLNGAGYAEQVAVSAKMVLPVPSNVPLTHAASLPEAAHNAWKVISEAQLVRGRKLLLHECCGYVGLFVLQMAKCKGAVVYVTAETDEKLDFYKRHGADICINCKNEDLVTRVMEETRQKGIDVVVDSWAVNLEKDLKILSDWGKLLFVDLHGPKGGNLYLTAVMTKQARVQVLNRWWKTLDRAACIVDHLKKEVWPEIENGSVKPVVYETLPLSEAAAAHKLMELTDYGQDMWSVIGYFVPWLGHYACTGKVAGHVMGKILLTPDFEES; encoded by the exons ATGAAACTTGGAAGGCAGACTCGAGGGAGGAGATCTTGGCTTCCTATTTGCCCCTGTACCGTT GGAATAGTTATTGAAAAAGCGGGAGGGCCAGATGTGTTGAAGCTGGTGGAATTAGATGACCCGCCACTTGGAGATGACGAAGTCTTAATCAGGATTGCAGCCACGGCGGTGAATAGAATTGATTTGCAATGTAGATTATTCGGCTCCAGAAATTCGTTTAATGGTGGTTTGTACATCCCAGGGTTGGAGTGTTCTGGAATTATCATAGCTGTTGGCCAAGGGGTTACTGAGTGGAAAGTTGGTGACAAA GTGTGTGCCCTTCTCAATGGAGCGGGGTATGCTGAGCAAGTAGCAGTATCTGCTAAGATGGTTCTTCCTGTTCCTTCAAATGTTCCACTTACACATGCTGCAAGCTTGCCGGAGGCTGCTCATAATGCTTGGAAAGTTATATCTGAAGCTCAACTAGTACGAGGAAGAAAGTTATTG TTGCATGAGTGCTGTGGTTATGTTGGGTTATTTGTCCTTCAGATGGCAAAATGCAAAGGCGCAGTGGTGTATGTCACTGCAG AGACTGATGAAAAGCTGGATTTCTACAAGCGTCATGGTGCTGATATTTGCATTAACTGCAAGAATGAAGATCTTGTCACTCGAGTGATGGAGGAAACCAGACAGAAAG GTATCGATGTTGTTGTAGACAGTTGGGCTGTCAACTTGGAAAAAGATCTAAAAATCTTAAGCGATTGGGGAAAACTGCTTTTCGTTGACTTACATGGTCCCAAGGGTGGAAACTTGTATTTAACAGCAGTAATGACTAAGCAGGCAAGAGTTCAAG TGCTGAACAGATGGTGGAAAACTTTAGATAGAGCAGCGTGTATTGTTGATCATCTGAAGAAAGAAGTATGGCCAGAGATTGAAAACGGATCTGTGAAACCTGTGGTGTACGAAACACTTCCACTGTCTGAAGCAGCAGCTGCACACAAGCTCATGGAGCTTACAGACTATGGGCAGGATATGTGGTCTGTTATTGGATATTTTGTGCCATGGCTGGGACACTATGCCTGTACTGGCAAGGTAGCTGGACATGTTATGGGAAAGATTTTGCTTACTCCTGACTTTGAAGAGTCCTGA
- the LOC113708468 gene encoding uncharacterized protein isoform X2 codes for MKLGRQTRGRRSWLPICPCTVEKESLKIKSENHTGGAGLASLLVEAVECMSFVSKRGIVIEKAGGPDVLKLVELDDPPLGDDEVLIRIAATAVNRIDLQCRLFGSRNSFNGGLYIPGLECSGIIIAVGQGVTEWKVGDKVCALLNGAGYAEQVAVSAKMVLPVPSNVPLTHAASLPEAAHNAWKVISEAQLVRGRKLLMAKCKGAVVYVTAETDEKLDFYKRHGADICINCKNEDLVTRVMEETRQKGIDVVVDSWAVNLEKDLKILSDWGKLLFVDLHGPKGGNLYLTAVMTKQARVQVLNRWWKTLDRAACIVDHLKKEVWPEIENGSVKPVVYETLPLSEAAAAHKLMELTDYGQDMWSVIGYFVPWLGHYACTGKVAGHVMGKILLTPDFEES; via the exons ATGAAACTTGGAAGGCAGACTCGAGGGAGGAGATCTTGGCTTCCTATTTGCCCCTGTACCGTT gagaaagaaagtCTAAAAATCAAGAGCGAAAACCACACGGGTGGTGCGGGATTGGCTTCGCTCCTCGTTGAGGCGGTGGAATGCATGTCTTTTGTCTCGAAAAGG GGAATAGTTATTGAAAAAGCGGGAGGGCCAGATGTGTTGAAGCTGGTGGAATTAGATGACCCGCCACTTGGAGATGACGAAGTCTTAATCAGGATTGCAGCCACGGCGGTGAATAGAATTGATTTGCAATGTAGATTATTCGGCTCCAGAAATTCGTTTAATGGTGGTTTGTACATCCCAGGGTTGGAGTGTTCTGGAATTATCATAGCTGTTGGCCAAGGGGTTACTGAGTGGAAAGTTGGTGACAAA GTGTGTGCCCTTCTCAATGGAGCGGGGTATGCTGAGCAAGTAGCAGTATCTGCTAAGATGGTTCTTCCTGTTCCTTCAAATGTTCCACTTACACATGCTGCAAGCTTGCCGGAGGCTGCTCATAATGCTTGGAAAGTTATATCTGAAGCTCAACTAGTACGAGGAAGAAAGTTATTG ATGGCAAAATGCAAAGGCGCAGTGGTGTATGTCACTGCAG AGACTGATGAAAAGCTGGATTTCTACAAGCGTCATGGTGCTGATATTTGCATTAACTGCAAGAATGAAGATCTTGTCACTCGAGTGATGGAGGAAACCAGACAGAAAG GTATCGATGTTGTTGTAGACAGTTGGGCTGTCAACTTGGAAAAAGATCTAAAAATCTTAAGCGATTGGGGAAAACTGCTTTTCGTTGACTTACATGGTCCCAAGGGTGGAAACTTGTATTTAACAGCAGTAATGACTAAGCAGGCAAGAGTTCAAG TGCTGAACAGATGGTGGAAAACTTTAGATAGAGCAGCGTGTATTGTTGATCATCTGAAGAAAGAAGTATGGCCAGAGATTGAAAACGGATCTGTGAAACCTGTGGTGTACGAAACACTTCCACTGTCTGAAGCAGCAGCTGCACACAAGCTCATGGAGCTTACAGACTATGGGCAGGATATGTGGTCTGTTATTGGATATTTTGTGCCATGGCTGGGACACTATGCCTGTACTGGCAAGGTAGCTGGACATGTTATGGGAAAGATTTTGCTTACTCCTGACTTTGAAGAGTCCTGA
- the LOC113708468 gene encoding uncharacterized protein isoform X5, translating to MKLGRQTRGRRSWLPICPCTVEKESLKIKSENHTGGAGLASLLVEAVECMSFVSKRGIVIEKAGGPDVLKLVELDDPPLGDDEVLIRIAATAVNRIDLQCRLFGSRNSFNGGLYIPGLECSGIIIAVGQGVTEWKVGDKVCALLNGAGYAEQVAVSAKMVLPVPSNVPLTHAASLPEAAHNAWKVISEAQLVRGRKLLLHECCGYVGLFVLQMAKCKGAVVYVTAETDEKLDFYKRHGADICINCKNEDLVTRVMEETRQKVGRGTSVRCVGNLFFFFFCRHRGVRINPYGARLIPCGPGPVLQPGPNTLSARRNPAERRLELVTSRFTGEKHCHWTIHAGAWEINFSQFDVVGTFQI from the exons ATGAAACTTGGAAGGCAGACTCGAGGGAGGAGATCTTGGCTTCCTATTTGCCCCTGTACCGTT gagaaagaaagtCTAAAAATCAAGAGCGAAAACCACACGGGTGGTGCGGGATTGGCTTCGCTCCTCGTTGAGGCGGTGGAATGCATGTCTTTTGTCTCGAAAAGG GGAATAGTTATTGAAAAAGCGGGAGGGCCAGATGTGTTGAAGCTGGTGGAATTAGATGACCCGCCACTTGGAGATGACGAAGTCTTAATCAGGATTGCAGCCACGGCGGTGAATAGAATTGATTTGCAATGTAGATTATTCGGCTCCAGAAATTCGTTTAATGGTGGTTTGTACATCCCAGGGTTGGAGTGTTCTGGAATTATCATAGCTGTTGGCCAAGGGGTTACTGAGTGGAAAGTTGGTGACAAA GTGTGTGCCCTTCTCAATGGAGCGGGGTATGCTGAGCAAGTAGCAGTATCTGCTAAGATGGTTCTTCCTGTTCCTTCAAATGTTCCACTTACACATGCTGCAAGCTTGCCGGAGGCTGCTCATAATGCTTGGAAAGTTATATCTGAAGCTCAACTAGTACGAGGAAGAAAGTTATTG TTGCATGAGTGCTGTGGTTATGTTGGGTTATTTGTCCTTCAGATGGCAAAATGCAAAGGCGCAGTGGTGTATGTCACTGCAG AGACTGATGAAAAGCTGGATTTCTACAAGCGTCATGGTGCTGATATTTGCATTAACTGCAAGAATGAAGATCTTGTCACTCGAGTGATGGAGGAAACCAGACAGAAAG TTGGACGGGGGACGAGCGTGAGGTGTGTgggaaatcttttttttttttttttttgtcgacacaggggtgtccggatcaatccttacggggcccgactaatcccctgcggtcCGGGCCCGGTGCTCCAACCCGGCCCGAACACGTTAAGTGCGCGGAGGAATCCAGCGGAGCggagactcgaacttgtgacctcaAGATTCACTGGTGAAAAGCACTGTCACTGGACTATTCACGCGGGAGCATGGGAAATCAATTTTAGTCAATTTGATGTTGTAGGAACATTTCAAATTTGA
- the LOC113708468 gene encoding uncharacterized protein isoform X4, with translation MKLGRQTRGRRSWLPICPCTVEKESLKIKSENHTGGAGLASLLVEAVECMSFVSKRGIVIEKAGGPDVLKLVELDDPPLGDDEVLIRIAATAVNRIDLQCRLFGSRNSFNGGLYIPGLECSGIIIAVGQGVTEWKVGDKVCALLNGAGYAEQVAVSAKMVLPVPSNVPLTHAASLPEAAHNAWKVISEAQLVRGRKLLLHECCGYVGLFVLQMAKCKGAVVYVTAETDEKLDFYKRHGADICINCKNEDLVTRVMEETRQKGAFVPVPVGRGTSVRCVGNLFFFFFCRHRGVRINPYGARLIPCGPGPVLQPGPNTLSARRNPAERRLELVTSRFTGEKHCHWTIHAGAWEINFSQFDVVGTFQI, from the exons ATGAAACTTGGAAGGCAGACTCGAGGGAGGAGATCTTGGCTTCCTATTTGCCCCTGTACCGTT gagaaagaaagtCTAAAAATCAAGAGCGAAAACCACACGGGTGGTGCGGGATTGGCTTCGCTCCTCGTTGAGGCGGTGGAATGCATGTCTTTTGTCTCGAAAAGG GGAATAGTTATTGAAAAAGCGGGAGGGCCAGATGTGTTGAAGCTGGTGGAATTAGATGACCCGCCACTTGGAGATGACGAAGTCTTAATCAGGATTGCAGCCACGGCGGTGAATAGAATTGATTTGCAATGTAGATTATTCGGCTCCAGAAATTCGTTTAATGGTGGTTTGTACATCCCAGGGTTGGAGTGTTCTGGAATTATCATAGCTGTTGGCCAAGGGGTTACTGAGTGGAAAGTTGGTGACAAA GTGTGTGCCCTTCTCAATGGAGCGGGGTATGCTGAGCAAGTAGCAGTATCTGCTAAGATGGTTCTTCCTGTTCCTTCAAATGTTCCACTTACACATGCTGCAAGCTTGCCGGAGGCTGCTCATAATGCTTGGAAAGTTATATCTGAAGCTCAACTAGTACGAGGAAGAAAGTTATTG TTGCATGAGTGCTGTGGTTATGTTGGGTTATTTGTCCTTCAGATGGCAAAATGCAAAGGCGCAGTGGTGTATGTCACTGCAG AGACTGATGAAAAGCTGGATTTCTACAAGCGTCATGGTGCTGATATTTGCATTAACTGCAAGAATGAAGATCTTGTCACTCGAGTGATGGAGGAAACCAGACAGAAAG GTGCTTTTGTACCTGTACCAGTTGGACGGGGGACGAGCGTGAGGTGTGTgggaaatcttttttttttttttttttgtcgacacaggggtgtccggatcaatccttacggggcccgactaatcccctgcggtcCGGGCCCGGTGCTCCAACCCGGCCCGAACACGTTAAGTGCGCGGAGGAATCCAGCGGAGCggagactcgaacttgtgacctcaAGATTCACTGGTGAAAAGCACTGTCACTGGACTATTCACGCGGGAGCATGGGAAATCAATTTTAGTCAATTTGATGTTGTAGGAACATTTCAAATTTGA